AAAATAAAGCCTCTACGTTTGCTCAACGATACGAGTTTTTCAAAAAGGTCACTCATGATATGGGATAGTGAAATCAGTTAAAAATGCGAAGCCCATACAACAAGGGTGAGCGGCCACAGGTTTCAGGCCAGGAAGGGGGATTTTAGAATGCTGAATGTCGATTTCCGAATGTCGAATGTTGGTTGCCGGATGGCAAGGGCTCGCGGAATTCTCCATCCATACCCGGCAGAGAAACTCCGAGTACCACCAAACCCTACGGCAGAATAAAATCAGGCGGACCATAATGCTGGTATGCAGCCCAGAGGGCGCGGTATTGGGCATGCCGGCTGAGTTTCTTCCTCGCCTCATGAATCGATTCTCCAATCGAAGCACCGCCAAGGAAAGTCTCGTAGAACCGCTCAGCAAAAAGAATGGCACCTTTATCATCAACTTCCCACGCGGTGCCTATGTAGTTACGCACACCGAGTTTGAGCACTTCGTCGGCTAAACTGGGCAACAGGCCGGCTTCACCAAAAGGTTTTCCGATGGCTTTTTGCCTCGCCGCAATGTTATCAGCACCCTGTTCAGCCATCATGCCCTGCGTCACGCCTGAAGTGCGGCCGGAGAGGCATGCATTTGCAAAGATGAGCGCCGGTGCATCACTGAGCCGCTGTATTTCACCCGCCGTAAGCAGACCACTTGTAAACAACCAGCCTGTTTTGCTCGGATCATCGCGGTCGTAATCACCGTGGCCGGCGTAGTGCACGATGGTGTATTTACCTTCAAACAACTTTTCCAGTACGTCAAGCCGGTTTGCAGGCGCATATTTGCCCAGGCCGTCTCGCGCAGCATCAGGCGCACCGATAAAGGTATCTACATCAAAGCCATGGTTCGCCAACAAGTCGCTTACGAGGATGGCTTCTTCTTCAGCAAATTCCAGTGAACCGTCTGGGTTGCCGATGACCAGCGCACGTCGTTCCCGGTCGGAACGGGCCGTGGGAATGTTGCTGTAGGTGGTGCGCAACTGCCGGCTGACCGGAAGCGTCAGCGCAACCGCGCCGGCTTGTTCTCGCCCAGGAAACACGAGCATCTCCCAGTGGATCGGTGCCGTATTTCGATCAACCTCAAACACGAGGGAGGCGCTGGATGTCAGCAGTTCTTCAAATTCTCCAGGAATCAAGAGTTGGTGCAGTACTTTGCCGTGGCGTAGCGCTTTCTCCTTATCCGGATCAGTCATGCGCTCAATCAGTTCATGCACCAGCTTCACGTCTACTTTGATCTCCCGTTCCGGTACCGCTGAACTGGCTGTCAAGCCCGCAATTCGATAGACATCATTCTCCAAACGAATAGAAAGCCGGTTTGGAATGGCTGCCTTGTTGTCGCTTGCTGCAAAAAGCTTAACCGAAATGGTTCGCGACAATCCTTGTTCAGACAAAAGTGAGCGGCTTGTAGTGTGGATCCGCTGTTTGAGTTCTTTTTCATCAACCGTCGGATCGAGGTTGGTCATTTCCATATTGCGCGCCAGTTCGCCGGCGGCATATTCCAGATTTTCCCACGCGTCTTTCAACCGCGGCATCAACTCCCTTTTCTTCACACTTTTAATGCCACTATTCGACAGATAGGCATCCAGCAATTCTCTCCGCTTCTTTGAGCTACGCGATTTGAACGTCTGCAACATCGACCCGATAATCAACGAAAGGGCATGCTCTTCGCTCACCCGCCCTGTGCCTTTTGACTGTACCTCCTCCTCTATCTCCAATGTCAGGTCGAGATCATCCTGGCGATTGATCAACAACAGGCTATCCAGAATCTCTTGTGCTTTCAGCTTGTCATACTCTACAATCCTAACTTCACGAATACGGTTTTCGCCATCGTGAAACGCAGCCATTGCATCTGCATATCCATTGAGTTGTCCGCGGAGTGCGCGGCGGGTATCCAGTGAACCAACACCTGAACCGATGAGCACAGTACACAATACATTGAGCCCCGGCAATGTATTCAGTTTCCAAACCAGTTGTCGGTAAAGCAATTGCAGATTCTGCTCGCTGAAGTCGCCATTAAAAAAGCCCATCCCGCAAATTGCCGCAAACCGTTGTGTGCCATCGCCCCAGGGAAACAAGTCAATTTGACCAACATCACCTTGTAACAGTCCTTGTTGTGTCAGACTGGTAAGAACAAGTTTCTTTTTACGCTCTTCCCATGGCAGCCCCCAACTCACTTGTGAAATGTGATGGTCAACAGCCAGTTCAGCGCTTTGTGGCTCTACGCCACGGTAATGGCCGACGGCGTATACGTCGCCCTCTGCTTCTGTGATATCATCCCAGTGAACAGAAATTTTCAAGGTCGGACGCACCAGGTCTCGGACAGGTACAGCAACTTGTACGTGTGGTTGCTCCGCCGGCGTTTGTACTGCTGTTTCTATAACGTTGTAAGAAACGATTTCATTGTCAGCGATCACCACGGGTGCTGCAGATCGTTGGGCATGATCAGCAGGGGTGGTCAACCTGCCTGGCAAATCCAGCCAGCCATGCAAGGCGCGGGCCGTGGCCGGCTGGGTGAAATAGACCGTGTGATACACCTGTCCGTTTTGCCCAAATG
This Bacteroidota bacterium DNA region includes the following protein-coding sequences:
- a CDS encoding CHAT domain-containing protein, whose translation is MAKRNQFDVTIEVPGAYEASEAVLASGSKKRGQSGETPNDDMFLAALAAEHDLHVEKSFVLNRQRDYKKRSAGNEDTRVKISVDTPADERAVVLVEEDGVYRWVFAKPAAESTRNSKRSIAASNLHVFEIELAGYTHTVGKRRGLGDKLKSLAKKAKAHIIRIKDAAPGVALTMKRLEKKVDQCVINMNVSEGAHDPEAWEPLQSLEALTIPANRTPKVLLFIHGTFSSTVGSYGGLCEIPEGQQFLEKAFEAYDLVLGFDHYTLSETPSENAWELLKWLKTAPWSPDFPPVIDAIGYSRGGLVLRSLVEKELPDDAWAASIKRAIFVGATNAGTELAKPENWHQFIDFYTNLAAGSSRVVSFLSGAGVGGFVFTGMIRGLGAFAKYLATVSVSDAKIPGLSAMEPDGPFVTEINETQPGQPGPEDVSYYAITSDFDIDAIGDGPSPGLPKRIALSLGGRVVERLLGDTPNDLVVDTPSMTRIDPQTDGLLKEVQAFGQNGQVYHTVYFTQPATARALHGWLDLPGRLTTPADHAQRSAAPVVIADNEIVSYNVIETAVQTPAEQPHVQVAVPVRDLVRPTLKISVHWDDITEAEGDVYAVGHYRGVEPQSAELAVDHHISQVSWGLPWEERKKKLVLTSLTQQGLLQGDVGQIDLFPWGDGTQRFAAICGMGFFNGDFSEQNLQLLYRQLVWKLNTLPGLNVLCTVLIGSGVGSLDTRRALRGQLNGYADAMAAFHDGENRIREVRIVEYDKLKAQEILDSLLLINRQDDLDLTLEIEEEVQSKGTGRVSEEHALSLIIGSMLQTFKSRSSKKRRELLDAYLSNSGIKSVKKRELMPRLKDAWENLEYAAGELARNMEMTNLDPTVDEKELKQRIHTTSRSLLSEQGLSRTISVKLFAASDNKAAIPNRLSIRLENDVYRIAGLTASSAVPEREIKVDVKLVHELIERMTDPDKEKALRHGKVLHQLLIPGEFEELLTSSASLVFEVDRNTAPIHWEMLVFPGREQAGAVALTLPVSRQLRTTYSNIPTARSDRERRALVIGNPDGSLEFAEEEAILVSDLLANHGFDVDTFIGAPDAARDGLGKYAPANRLDVLEKLFEGKYTIVHYAGHGDYDRDDPSKTGWLFTSGLLTAGEIQRLSDAPALIFANACLSGRTSGVTQGMMAEQGADNIAARQKAIGKPFGEAGLLPSLADEVLKLGVRNYIGTAWEVDDKGAILFAERFYETFLGGASIGESIHEARKKLSRHAQYRALWAAYQHYGPPDFILP